One window from the genome of Acidobacteriota bacterium encodes:
- a CDS encoding molybdopterin-dependent oxidoreductase → MSPEDRPSRQPRQEDSSAKGLSRRDFVRLAGGVSFGLATGALSLPILKRLADGGPQRAAAPAGKIDYTRATAKPTICFGCTTHCGVIGWVQDGRVRRIEGNPLDPNSKGKICAKANGMIAYTYYPERLLYPLERVGRRGEGRWKRITWDQALDKIADRLRPLRENGTPERFVFQYGRDKTKGFTSRFTNAFGTPNRLNRRSICSSNRRVPLMSFYGRDFEWETQDFEETRFILNFGGNPMEAYQGGFYMMPRIQQARVDHGARMVTFEVRPSATASVSDEYFQIAPATDGVVALAMANVLIEEDLVDHQFWSRWVNVSLAEVHDHIAHFTPPVAAAHSGIPAEDIRRLAIEFGKAAPRCCTLSNRGSAKHYNGVQTDRAIRLLDVLVGNVGKPGGFCLSTLRGWNRRYGQDDLPVISQPAPKPPKPQPWKPGTRQFESLPEAVQRRVAAFPEEWQNTYFGELATPSEFPLSWHWYNMRVGQLVPDYIRQGVQPVDVFMSYSLGAAYSFPEAGDVREVFLDEGLIPFHVAIDIGYGEQTALADIVLPDATSLERWDAHSTNNYGLVPYTGIRQPLVEPLGEARPLQIILRDLARRIGGGMEQYFDFEDVEDYYREWYSQVPIAWEELKRRGIWQPPGRAKDYELYERPVAAEKLADSRVDPATGLVYDRRGGKEKVVGIEQDGRPVQGFPTPSRKIQVLDEIFPRAAAKLGIPLDDPVADPLPSWFPVPGLEGLPKDRLILTSFKWNVHTQGRSSHLKYQAEIVHTNPLFMSPETGRRLGLESGDEVEVTVYRPQGRTYRAGETEPVGSFRNQVRLLAGVHPQVIACAHHGGHWEHGAVARGEHRQSPVAAVAGDPQALADRDLPANIWWSRERGGTGTGHRLNDALPINPSPMVGGQNWYDNVCSLRKV, encoded by the coding sequence GTGTCGCCTGAAGATCGCCCCAGCCGCCAGCCTCGCCAGGAGGATTCGTCCGCCAAAGGTCTGTCGCGCCGGGACTTCGTGCGTCTCGCCGGCGGCGTCTCCTTCGGTCTCGCCACCGGTGCCCTCTCGCTGCCGATCCTCAAGCGCCTGGCCGACGGAGGGCCGCAGAGGGCTGCGGCCCCGGCCGGCAAGATCGACTACACCCGCGCCACGGCCAAGCCCACCATCTGCTTCGGCTGCACCACCCATTGCGGAGTCATCGGATGGGTCCAGGACGGCCGAGTCCGCCGCATCGAGGGCAATCCCCTCGACCCGAATAGCAAGGGAAAGATCTGCGCCAAGGCCAACGGCATGATCGCCTACACCTACTACCCAGAGCGCCTGCTCTACCCCCTCGAGCGGGTCGGTCGGCGCGGCGAGGGGCGCTGGAAGCGCATCACCTGGGATCAGGCGCTCGACAAGATCGCCGATCGCCTACGCCCGCTGCGCGAGAACGGCACCCCGGAGCGGTTCGTGTTTCAGTATGGCCGCGACAAGACCAAGGGCTTCACCAGCAGGTTCACCAACGCCTTCGGCACGCCCAATCGCCTCAACCGGCGCTCGATCTGTAGCTCCAACCGCCGGGTGCCGCTGATGAGCTTCTACGGTCGGGATTTCGAGTGGGAGACTCAGGACTTCGAAGAGACTCGCTTCATTCTCAACTTCGGCGGCAATCCGATGGAGGCCTATCAAGGGGGCTTCTACATGATGCCCCGGATCCAGCAAGCGCGGGTCGATCACGGCGCCCGCATGGTGACCTTCGAGGTCCGGCCATCGGCGACCGCGTCGGTGTCGGACGAGTACTTCCAGATCGCCCCCGCCACCGATGGCGTCGTCGCCCTCGCGATGGCCAATGTCCTGATCGAAGAGGACCTCGTCGACCACCAATTCTGGAGCCGTTGGGTCAACGTCTCGCTGGCCGAGGTGCACGACCACATCGCCCATTTCACGCCACCGGTCGCCGCCGCCCACAGCGGTATACCGGCCGAGGACATCCGGCGCCTCGCCATCGAGTTCGGCAAGGCGGCTCCGCGTTGCTGCACCCTGTCGAACCGGGGCTCCGCCAAGCACTACAACGGCGTCCAGACGGACCGCGCGATTCGCCTTCTCGACGTGCTGGTCGGCAATGTCGGCAAGCCCGGGGGCTTCTGCCTCTCCACCCTGCGGGGCTGGAACCGACGCTACGGCCAGGACGATCTTCCGGTGATCTCTCAGCCGGCGCCGAAGCCCCCGAAGCCGCAGCCCTGGAAGCCCGGAACGAGGCAGTTCGAGAGCCTCCCCGAGGCCGTGCAGCGGCGTGTCGCGGCGTTCCCGGAGGAGTGGCAGAACACGTATTTCGGAGAGCTTGCGACGCCCTCCGAGTTCCCCCTGTCATGGCACTGGTACAACATGCGGGTCGGCCAGCTAGTTCCGGACTATATTCGCCAGGGCGTCCAACCGGTCGACGTCTTCATGTCCTACAGCCTCGGGGCCGCCTACAGCTTTCCGGAGGCCGGTGATGTGCGCGAGGTCTTCCTCGACGAAGGCCTCATCCCGTTCCACGTCGCCATCGACATCGGCTACGGCGAGCAAACGGCCCTGGCGGACATCGTCCTGCCGGACGCCACCAGCCTGGAGCGCTGGGATGCTCACTCGACCAACAACTATGGACTGGTGCCCTACACCGGGATTCGCCAGCCCCTGGTCGAGCCCCTCGGCGAAGCTCGCCCACTGCAGATCATCCTGCGCGACCTGGCGCGCCGCATCGGCGGCGGCATGGAGCAGTACTTCGACTTCGAGGACGTCGAGGACTACTACCGGGAGTGGTACTCGCAGGTGCCGATCGCTTGGGAAGAGCTCAAGCGTCGGGGTATCTGGCAGCCACCGGGCCGCGCCAAGGACTACGAGCTCTACGAGCGCCCGGTGGCGGCGGAGAAGCTCGCCGACAGCCGAGTCGATCCGGCCACCGGCTTGGTCTATGACCGCCGCGGCGGCAAGGAGAAGGTGGTCGGCATCGAGCAAGACGGCCGACCGGTTCAGGGTTTCCCGACGCCGTCGCGCAAGATCCAAGTTCTCGACGAGATCTTCCCCCGTGCCGCCGCCAAGCTCGGCATACCTCTCGACGATCCGGTCGCCGACCCTCTGCCGAGCTGGTTCCCGGTCCCCGGCCTCGAGGGACTGCCGAAGGACCGCTTGATCCTGACCTCCTTCAAGTGGAACGTTCACACCCAAGGAAGGTCGAGCCACCTGAAGTATCAGGCCGAGATCGTGCACACCAATCCCCTCTTCATGAGCCCCGAAACCGGACGACGGCTGGGACTGGAGAGCGGCGACGAGGTCGAGGTGACCGTCTACCGCCCCCAGGGCCGCACCTATCGCGCCGGCGAGACGGAGCCCGTCGGTAGCTTTCGCAACCAGGTGCGCCTGCTGGCCGGCGTTCACCCCCAGGTCATCGCCTGCGCCCACCACGGCGGTCACTGGGAGCACGGCGCCGTCGCCCGCGGCGAACATCGCCAGAGCCCGGTCGCCGCCGTCGCCGGGGACCCCCAGGCCCTCGCCGATCGCGACCTGCCGGCGAACATCTGGTGGTCCCGGGAGCGGGGAGGAACCGGGACCGGACACCGGCTCAACGACGCCCTACCAATCAACCCGTCGCCGATGGTGGGAGGCCAGAACTGGTACGACAACGTGTGCAGCCTGCGCAAGGTGTGA
- the nrfD gene encoding NrfD/PsrC family molybdoenzyme membrane anchor subunit, giving the protein MLLHEMPFGWPVVAYLSCAGLAAGAALGAALDLRGEHRRRAQHGYLVASVAILIGALFLIVDLEKPASFAAVLLHFNPASAISWGARALPLFALSCLFAGWLLRRDRRHARPFQAVATGLGLFIAAYPGVVLYQALGRPLWHNPILVPLLFVSALHMGLAARRWIGSRSSLAGEGWLLGLQLTLLVAWLITASGQAPGAVVRLTAGSLAPWLWVGVVAVGLITPWWAIRHRGAQRFALGIAPILGGIALRAIVILGGQGVDGVA; this is encoded by the coding sequence ATGCTGCTGCACGAGATGCCCTTTGGTTGGCCCGTCGTCGCCTACCTGAGCTGCGCCGGCCTCGCCGCCGGAGCCGCCCTGGGGGCCGCCCTCGACCTGCGCGGCGAGCATCGCCGACGGGCCCAGCACGGCTATCTGGTGGCCTCCGTCGCCATTCTGATCGGCGCCCTGTTTCTGATCGTCGACCTCGAGAAGCCGGCCTCCTTCGCGGCCGTGCTCCTGCACTTCAACCCGGCGTCCGCCATCTCCTGGGGGGCTCGGGCGCTTCCGCTCTTCGCCCTGAGCTGCCTGTTCGCCGGTTGGTTGCTGCGTCGCGACCGGCGCCACGCCCGCCCCTTCCAGGCCGTCGCCACCGGCCTCGGACTCTTCATCGCCGCCTATCCCGGGGTCGTGCTCTACCAAGCCTTGGGCCGACCGCTGTGGCACAACCCGATTCTCGTCCCGCTGCTCTTCGTCTCGGCGCTGCACATGGGACTCGCGGCGCGCCGCTGGATCGGCTCACGAAGCTCTCTCGCGGGAGAAGGCTGGCTGCTCGGCCTACAGCTCACCTTGCTCGTCGCCTGGCTGATCACCGCGAGCGGCCAGGCACCGGGAGCCGTGGTCCGGTTGACCGCCGGGTCCTTGGCTCCTTGGCTGTGGGTCGGTGTCGTCGCCGTCGGCTTGATCACTCCCTGGTGGGCAATCCGCCACCGGGGAGCTCAGCGCTTCGCCCTCGGCATCGCGCCGATCCTCGGCGGCATCGCCTTGCGCGCCATCGTGATCCTCGGGGGACAGGGGGTCGACGGTGTCGCCTGA
- a CDS encoding 4Fe-4S dicluster domain-containing protein, which produces MTERDVLPWEEVGPEQRRQAGRAGMVVDLRRCIGCHACSVSCKTEHEVPLGGFRTRVRYLQRPDRPTLAFLPLLCMQCQDAPCLKACPTEALVRCDDGTITIAQERCCGNKACLAACPYDALYIDPQSQVADKCDFCAHRTEVGLDPACVSACPPEALRFGDLDDPEDPVARYARENGARPYRSEQGTQPSVLFVGLEDWMEDRSRGGVQLESESDEIIYERS; this is translated from the coding sequence ATGACCGAGCGCGATGTGCTGCCATGGGAAGAGGTCGGACCGGAGCAGCGCCGGCAAGCGGGCCGGGCGGGAATGGTGGTCGATCTGCGCCGCTGCATCGGCTGTCATGCCTGCAGCGTCTCCTGCAAGACCGAGCACGAGGTTCCCCTCGGTGGCTTCCGCACTCGGGTGCGCTATCTGCAGCGGCCCGACCGCCCGACTCTCGCGTTTCTGCCGCTCCTCTGCATGCAGTGCCAGGATGCACCCTGTCTGAAGGCATGCCCGACGGAGGCGCTGGTGCGATGCGACGACGGCACCATCACGATCGCGCAGGAGCGCTGTTGCGGCAACAAGGCCTGCCTCGCCGCCTGCCCCTATGACGCCCTCTACATCGACCCGCAGTCGCAGGTCGCGGACAAGTGCGACTTCTGCGCCCACCGCACCGAGGTCGGACTCGATCCAGCCTGTGTCAGCGCCTGCCCACCGGAAGCGCTGCGTTTCGGAGATCTCGACGATCCCGAGGATCCGGTGGCCCGTTATGCCCGCGAGAACGGCGCTCGGCCATATCGCAGCGAGCAAGGCACCCAACCGAGCGTCCTGTTCGTCGGGCTGGAAGACTGGATGGAGGACCGCAGCCGCGGTGGCGTCCAGCTCGAGTCCGAATCGGACGAGATCATCTACGAGCGGAGTTGA
- a CDS encoding molecular chaperone TorD family protein, translating into MIAEIAPLLGRLLLAEIDAPLMALLSHPDVAAVLDQAEPGCGAWLENEHDLDELAADYCDLFVLPGGLAPVAGAWAEGVDRQDFLHRLAMVFPFESEIASSFETPADHFGRLLTVLGRATSPDASWSSPLIDLVGPPMAAFGEALANHPTIPPYRACGRLLMALLPPQGSSGRAL; encoded by the coding sequence GTGATCGCCGAAATCGCGCCCCTCCTAGGGCGCCTGCTGTTGGCCGAGATCGATGCCCCTCTGATGGCGCTCCTCAGCCACCCCGATGTCGCCGCGGTGCTCGACCAGGCGGAGCCCGGTTGCGGCGCCTGGTTGGAGAACGAGCACGACCTCGACGAGCTGGCGGCGGACTATTGCGATCTTTTCGTACTGCCCGGTGGGCTGGCGCCGGTGGCGGGAGCCTGGGCCGAGGGCGTCGATCGCCAGGACTTTCTCCACCGCCTGGCGATGGTCTTTCCCTTCGAAAGCGAGATCGCGAGCTCCTTCGAGACCCCCGCGGATCACTTCGGTCGCCTGCTCACCGTTCTCGGCCGAGCGACCTCCCCGGACGCTTCCTGGAGCTCTCCGCTGATCGACCTGGTGGGGCCACCGATGGCGGCCTTCGGTGAGGCCCTGGCCAACCACCCCACGATCCCGCCTTACCGCGCCTGCGGTCGCCTGCTGATGGCCCTCCTGCCGCCGCAGGGGAGCTCCGGCCGCGCCCTCTGA
- a CDS encoding outer membrane lipoprotein-sorting protein, with product MLRTTTFFLLLTTLFVLSPLAAQSAAERGLEIAREAELRDTGFGDFKADLRMVLRNRQGQESTRSLRTRVLEQENDGDKSLVIFDHPRDVKGTAFLTFSHTTGNDDQWLYLPALKRVKRISSSNKSGPFMGSEFAYEDISSQEVEEYTYSFLREEELDGQASFVIERVPVDKKSGYTRQEVWIDQAEYRTLKVVFYDRKGALLKTLVQSDFEQFLEQYWRPGKMSVENHQTGKSTDLLWSNFEFRNGYQDGDFDRASLARAR from the coding sequence ATGCTTCGCACCACCACCTTCTTCCTGTTGCTCACCACCCTTTTCGTCCTCTCTCCCCTCGCCGCCCAATCGGCCGCCGAACGTGGTCTCGAGATCGCCCGCGAGGCCGAGCTCCGGGACACCGGCTTCGGAGACTTCAAGGCCGATCTCCGCATGGTGCTGCGCAATCGCCAGGGCCAGGAGAGCACCCGCTCCCTGCGCACCCGCGTTCTGGAGCAAGAGAACGACGGCGACAAGTCGCTGGTCATCTTCGATCACCCGCGGGACGTCAAGGGCACCGCCTTCCTGACCTTCAGCCACACCACCGGCAACGACGACCAGTGGCTCTATCTGCCGGCCCTCAAGCGCGTCAAGCGGATCTCGTCGAGCAACAAGAGCGGCCCTTTCATGGGCAGCGAGTTCGCCTATGAGGACATCTCGTCCCAGGAGGTCGAGGAGTACACCTACAGCTTCCTGCGCGAGGAGGAGCTCGACGGCCAGGCGAGCTTCGTCATCGAGCGCGTCCCGGTGGACAAGAAGTCGGGCTACACCCGTCAGGAGGTGTGGATCGACCAGGCCGAGTACCGCACCCTGAAGGTGGTCTTCTACGACCGCAAGGGAGCCCTTCTCAAGACTTTGGTGCAGAGCGACTTCGAGCAGTTCCTGGAGCAGTACTGGCGGCCCGGCAAGATGTCCGTCGAGAACCACCAAACGGGCAAGAGCACGGATCTGCTGTGGTCCAATTTCGAGTTCCGCAACGGCTACCAGGATGGTGATTTCGATCGCGCCAGCCTGGCCCGAGCCCGCTGA
- a CDS encoding carboxypeptidase-like regulatory domain-containing protein, with protein MPRPLPIGFALVFALLLGADTWADIQGSSPLPVMLQASAADGAALGPGRFLLQSLSDDAAPSATVAWTATPGESRSQTQLELPHRSRWRVCIEVDGQWAPCRELTVTKGATLDFRTWPTNAIQGTFRATDPARAPPEQLTLHFAPAAASGQAPFARSSVSCDVDGLRWRCHVPALALDLELRPQGFVPIYRFGIDVPATGDFVLGSLDLQRGASLVARVEAEDGAMLSDRGRGRLVPFVPGQRQRNLADRLSRSVAEATIQGDGFLQLAALPAGVYALEVTHPGFAPTIEYPIELWPETEVRWRDPVVLNRPLDLAVEISPSSDWRGHPWRLQLSRVSELTGADTEAMVFDGLVDESGSVRIAGQAAGRYSLQVFDSAGNPLYGELDRRVSGAADAKIAIALDLVMVRGQVRYRDEPVLGKVWFGGRHGAVRSAMATSAEGDFLGVLSHPGWWTIDVEVPVLGSSRLRSRVLVEPDSSGDAEVVVELPDTELAGRVVDPAGQPIGDADVLLLTAAGSLRSRTDADGKFSFRAFEGGTVTLLARSVQGETERVSNSLDLEVSEGMQAGPFDLVLETVETFAGKIVSEGGPVAGAMVELISIDPAIAAYSEARTDIEGRFEVRLRPEIDHLRIIVSPPGHALKGVEVPLRRPLHLRIPTAGGTLAIRWTGEDSHAAKSPSRLQVEQDGIALSPHLLWAWARGHGGRGNPRAGLVTIPRLAPGFYRVCELTVELSDDRGSSSPNCAGGYLDAGGSLELELASSGVE; from the coding sequence GTGCCAAGACCTTTGCCCATCGGGTTCGCCCTCGTCTTCGCCCTTCTGTTGGGCGCGGACACCTGGGCCGACATCCAGGGATCTTCGCCGCTCCCGGTGATGCTGCAGGCTTCCGCGGCCGACGGCGCGGCTCTCGGTCCGGGCAGGTTCCTTCTCCAATCGCTGTCCGATGACGCAGCGCCGAGCGCCACGGTGGCGTGGACCGCAACACCCGGCGAATCCCGCTCCCAAACCCAGCTCGAGCTGCCGCATCGCTCTCGCTGGCGAGTCTGCATCGAGGTCGACGGACAGTGGGCCCCCTGCCGAGAGCTGACCGTCACCAAGGGCGCGACTCTCGACTTTCGGACCTGGCCAACCAACGCCATTCAGGGCACTTTTCGAGCCACCGATCCGGCCCGGGCGCCGCCGGAGCAACTCACCCTGCACTTCGCCCCCGCCGCCGCTTCCGGCCAGGCCCCTTTTGCACGCTCTTCGGTTTCCTGTGACGTGGACGGCTTGCGCTGGCGTTGCCACGTTCCAGCCCTGGCCTTGGACCTCGAGCTTCGCCCACAGGGCTTTGTTCCGATCTATCGATTCGGTATCGACGTCCCGGCGACCGGCGATTTCGTCCTCGGCAGCCTTGACCTGCAGCGTGGAGCGAGTCTGGTTGCCCGAGTCGAGGCGGAGGACGGCGCCATGCTCAGCGACCGGGGCCGCGGTCGCCTGGTGCCCTTCGTCCCAGGACAACGGCAGAGGAATCTGGCAGACCGCCTCTCCCGAAGCGTCGCCGAAGCGACGATCCAAGGCGATGGTTTCTTGCAGCTCGCGGCCCTGCCGGCCGGGGTCTATGCCCTGGAAGTCACCCATCCCGGCTTCGCACCAACGATCGAGTACCCCATCGAGCTCTGGCCTGAGACGGAAGTGCGGTGGCGCGATCCGGTGGTCCTGAACCGGCCCCTGGACCTCGCGGTGGAGATCTCACCGTCGAGCGACTGGCGGGGACACCCTTGGCGGCTGCAGCTCTCCCGCGTCTCCGAGCTGACCGGAGCCGATACGGAGGCGATGGTCTTCGATGGCCTCGTCGATGAATCGGGCAGCGTGCGGATTGCAGGCCAGGCCGCTGGCCGCTATTCGCTGCAGGTCTTCGACTCCGCGGGAAATCCTCTCTATGGCGAGCTCGATCGCCGAGTGTCGGGGGCCGCCGACGCCAAGATCGCCATCGCTCTCGATCTGGTGATGGTTCGAGGGCAGGTTCGCTACCGCGACGAGCCGGTCCTGGGCAAGGTCTGGTTCGGCGGACGACACGGCGCCGTCCGCAGCGCCATGGCGACCTCGGCGGAAGGCGACTTCCTCGGCGTCCTGTCACACCCCGGCTGGTGGACCATCGATGTCGAGGTTCCAGTGCTCGGAAGCTCCCGCTTGCGCAGCCGGGTGCTGGTCGAACCCGATTCGAGCGGTGACGCCGAGGTCGTCGTCGAGCTCCCGGACACCGAGCTCGCCGGCCGCGTCGTCGACCCCGCAGGGCAGCCCATCGGCGATGCCGATGTCCTTCTGCTCACCGCTGCCGGCAGCCTGCGATCACGCACCGACGCCGACGGAAAGTTCAGCTTTCGCGCCTTTGAGGGCGGCACCGTCACCCTCCTCGCCCGATCGGTCCAGGGAGAGACAGAACGGGTCAGCAACTCGCTCGACCTGGAGGTTTCCGAAGGGATGCAGGCGGGTCCCTTCGATCTCGTCCTCGAAACCGTGGAGACCTTCGCCGGCAAGATCGTCTCCGAGGGAGGTCCGGTCGCCGGCGCAATGGTGGAGTTGATTTCCATCGATCCCGCGATCGCCGCCTACTCGGAAGCACGGACCGACATCGAGGGGCGCTTCGAGGTTCGTCTCAGGCCTGAGATCGATCATCTCCGCATCATCGTCAGCCCGCCCGGACACGCCCTGAAAGGGGTCGAGGTGCCGCTACGCCGGCCGCTCCATCTGCGCATCCCCACCGCCGGCGGAACCCTCGCCATCCGGTGGACCGGGGAAGACTCTCACGCCGCGAAATCGCCTTCGAGACTGCAGGTCGAGCAGGACGGTATCGCCCTTTCGCCTCACCTTCTCTGGGCTTGGGCACGGGGCCATGGGGGGCGCGGCAATCCGCGCGCAGGGCTGGTCACGATCCCCCGATTGGCACCCGGCTTCTATCGCGTCTGTGAGCTCACGGTCGAGCTTTCCGACGACCGTGGATCGTCATCCCCGAACTGCGCTGGAGGGTATCTCGACGCCGGCGGCTCTCTCGAGCTCGAACTCGCCTCCTCCGGCGTCGAATAG
- a CDS encoding sodium:solute symporter family protein, with amino-acid sequence MSTAAVQLAIAAGIYIGVVLVLGLIATRRAGKSPEEYFLAGRKLGPVVLFMSLFGTNNTSFVLVGIPGLAYLLGIGVFGLNAPIVALGIPLTFWAIGSPARRLAAQHGALTPAELYSRHLGSKTVGFALFALFTLYTVPYMVQAVKSAALILSQSSDGALPVAAAALGVVLVALVYTSLGGMRATAWTNVFQGAVFLVFMVAAFFLMSHSLGGLTAAMEKVRDTNPDLLVVGSGGLFAPRAWASWGLVISLTVVAFPHMLVRLMAADQERTLRQVCRYYPIALGILWVPAVLIGVWGAAAFPGLENSDQIFHLMTANHLPAVLGSLGFLAVLAAVMSTLDAQILTLSSMVVRDVLEPALGRRLRSEVWSGRLFSAAVGAVVFVLAVTWDESVFGISRKAFEGYLTLFPTLLLGVRWQRFTAAGALASLAAGNLVLFLGWTGSLPLGGFLPPFWALVAGFVAGIGVSLISSPARPAQNPEGRLQ; translated from the coding sequence ATGAGCACCGCGGCGGTTCAACTGGCGATTGCCGCCGGCATCTACATCGGCGTCGTGCTGGTGCTCGGCTTGATCGCCACGCGGCGCGCCGGCAAGTCGCCGGAGGAGTACTTCCTCGCCGGCCGCAAGCTCGGCCCGGTGGTGCTCTTCATGTCCCTCTTCGGCACCAACAACACCTCCTTCGTGCTGGTCGGCATTCCCGGTCTGGCCTACCTGCTGGGGATCGGCGTCTTCGGCCTCAACGCCCCCATCGTCGCCCTCGGGATTCCGCTCACCTTCTGGGCCATCGGCTCCCCGGCGCGGCGCCTCGCCGCCCAGCACGGCGCCCTCACCCCGGCGGAGCTCTACTCGCGCCATCTGGGCTCGAAGACGGTCGGCTTCGCCCTCTTCGCCCTCTTCACCCTCTACACCGTGCCCTACATGGTGCAGGCGGTGAAGAGCGCCGCCCTGATCCTCTCCCAGTCGAGCGACGGCGCTCTGCCGGTGGCCGCCGCCGCCCTCGGCGTGGTGTTGGTGGCCCTGGTCTACACCAGCCTCGGAGGGATGCGCGCCACCGCCTGGACGAACGTCTTCCAAGGCGCCGTCTTTCTGGTCTTCATGGTCGCCGCCTTCTTTCTGATGTCCCACTCCCTCGGCGGCCTGACGGCGGCCATGGAGAAGGTGCGCGACACCAATCCCGACCTCCTGGTGGTCGGCAGCGGAGGCCTGTTCGCCCCGCGTGCCTGGGCCTCCTGGGGGCTGGTGATCTCGCTCACCGTGGTGGCCTTCCCCCACATGCTGGTGCGGCTGATGGCCGCCGACCAGGAACGCACCCTGAGACAGGTGTGCCGCTACTACCCCATCGCCCTCGGCATTCTGTGGGTGCCGGCGGTGCTCATCGGGGTGTGGGGAGCGGCCGCCTTCCCGGGCCTCGAGAACTCCGACCAGATCTTCCATCTGATGACCGCCAACCATCTGCCGGCGGTCCTCGGCTCGCTCGGCTTCCTGGCCGTCCTGGCGGCGGTGATGTCGACCCTCGACGCCCAGATCCTGACCCTCAGCTCGATGGTGGTGCGCGATGTCCTCGAGCCCGCCTTGGGCCGCCGCCTCCGTTCCGAGGTGTGGAGCGGACGACTGTTCTCGGCCGCCGTCGGCGCCGTCGTCTTCGTCCTCGCGGTGACCTGGGACGAGTCCGTCTTCGGCATCTCGCGCAAGGCCTTCGAGGGCTACCTGACGCTCTTCCCCACCCTCTTGCTGGGCGTGCGCTGGCAGCGCTTCACCGCCGCCGGCGCCCTCGCCTCCCTGGCGGCGGGCAATCTGGTGCTCTTCCTGGGCTGGACCGGCAGTCTCCCGCTCGGCGGTTTCCTGCCGCCTTTCTGGGCTCTGGTGGCGGGCTTTGTGGCCGGTATCGGCGTCAGCCTGATCAGCTCCCCGGCGCGCCCTGCCCAGAACCCCGAGGGTCGGCTACAATAG